The following proteins come from a genomic window of Corallococcus sp. NCRR:
- a CDS encoding ATP-binding protein, with protein MTSPSIPRDPLTEAHASIRGYVHQLLRAVELLTSNAPALVVAVEAFEDVVTVAGASVVATQVKDRIGTFSLTQEKACRMLERWAVEASSNNNIRFIFLSTQQPGNLHDSSSAFIRWVQGKQDSATREEIRSSLGGFLAGFKPSTFPKLTGFVTDELKFERFWSLVQWDLGAESLTQRFDRLVTHTASSRGIDSEHARNIVSGWLGEMALSASSSEFNERIWTYSRLQNSTPSLRDRQLAELLLRMDRSEEVLAAIASIRDLLQQRTFNSKASLKPPTSASSTRLDSKMKQILDSLLSGKQRVALRGRPGDGKTQVACQVAAVHPDGAYFELPRSNGRTPEEVWLQGLQQLGAELLVTDVTKLELKPLVGRVRDALVENGRGRVLVIDNADVAPSFDIRDLLRAGAGGACILVGPGVNDVDASFSLEAPSAEEFLEIATEGAQLEPKSRDLVRVIGELSDHSALIASCLKWLNQATGFVPDDLEEFEQTLRAGNFGSIDQKIEAGIHKTWACLSDLDRKRLAFIIALGQVQVPILWLPEPLRVGSPRNWAMLNDAGVAFRAGMGGERFVRIHRLIAAWVDAHGDVDVGSEVRNALLSWTRQSDLADELKSHPLRIQSFVNGYRYLLRKARTSGGPIAEDAALVETYIDCLSHVPDVEAGLRRIASDPVVDVARLPPVALGQLVDTVGPVTASKSDYLRLTRLTALTELALFVETHGVPTDVVTDEDEQQVSAAHHYAKQLLRDPNSTDEQRAKGTDLLLAIDALSTAMIQKGGRIVAWEIHRAQARLQLARGRSTLDSARRARLLLDLEDRSSAVLPIYLLVDLILLVLRLDDVPESIVSPNMRVHLLDSGLKLCQHQSNPHVQARFLREAAQAIRRHGVGSSRDVLDTLRSFIGRVRANEAVLRETSPDLAQALFKSAESLTDPSAFDAIAEAMDLFASARSYFDTYIVTRTAAVARELGLPLLAQRLLTEVVSQDEKDKYWSTLELAKAYRWAGDAATGIKTLEALLAAPNLGATRPHSSLEHARRNCALRDELAKAHLAHRAQENARRLLEDNAIKYAELGMKQMVMDCQKWLSSLDNPRAKGGALEDEWRKGERLRHLSPERLRATEERANAVVARLLSLPRR; from the coding sequence GCCCTCGTGGTGGCCGTCGAGGCGTTCGAGGACGTGGTGACCGTTGCTGGTGCCTCGGTGGTTGCAACCCAGGTAAAGGATCGGATTGGCACCTTTTCCCTCACTCAGGAGAAAGCATGCAGGATGCTCGAACGCTGGGCCGTGGAGGCTTCAAGCAACAACAACATCCGTTTCATATTCCTTAGCACCCAGCAACCGGGAAACCTACACGACTCTAGCTCGGCCTTTATTCGCTGGGTACAAGGCAAGCAGGATTCTGCTACACGGGAGGAAATCCGGAGTTCGCTCGGAGGCTTTCTCGCGGGATTCAAACCCTCCACATTCCCGAAACTCACAGGCTTCGTTACTGACGAACTGAAATTCGAGAGATTCTGGAGCCTCGTCCAGTGGGATCTCGGAGCCGAGAGCCTAACCCAGCGGTTTGATCGCTTGGTAACGCACACCGCTTCATCGCGGGGGATTGACAGCGAACATGCGCGAAACATCGTCTCGGGATGGCTCGGGGAGATGGCGCTCTCTGCGTCCTCGTCCGAGTTTAACGAGCGCATTTGGACCTATTCACGACTCCAGAATAGCACTCCAAGTTTGCGGGACCGCCAACTGGCGGAGCTTCTGCTCAGGATGGATCGCAGCGAAGAGGTCCTGGCTGCCATCGCGAGCATACGCGACTTGCTTCAACAGCGAACGTTCAACAGCAAAGCGTCTCTAAAGCCCCCAACCAGCGCAAGCTCTACTCGGCTCGACAGTAAGATGAAGCAGATCCTAGACTCACTCTTGAGCGGCAAGCAGCGCGTCGCACTTAGAGGGCGTCCAGGAGATGGCAAGACCCAGGTAGCTTGCCAGGTTGCTGCCGTTCACCCAGACGGCGCCTACTTCGAACTCCCTCGCTCCAACGGCCGCACTCCAGAGGAGGTCTGGTTGCAGGGCCTTCAGCAACTTGGGGCGGAACTCCTCGTCACGGATGTTACCAAGCTTGAGTTGAAGCCCCTGGTCGGCCGCGTGCGTGATGCGCTGGTCGAAAATGGTAGAGGACGTGTTCTTGTAATCGATAACGCGGATGTCGCGCCATCGTTCGATATCCGGGACTTGCTCAGAGCTGGCGCCGGGGGAGCCTGTATCTTGGTTGGACCAGGGGTGAACGACGTCGATGCCTCCTTCAGCCTTGAAGCTCCGTCCGCCGAGGAGTTTCTCGAGATTGCGACGGAGGGAGCGCAGCTAGAGCCGAAGAGCCGCGATTTGGTACGTGTCATTGGCGAACTCTCAGATCACAGCGCGCTCATCGCGAGCTGCCTCAAGTGGCTCAATCAGGCCACTGGGTTCGTGCCTGACGATCTGGAGGAGTTCGAGCAGACCCTTCGCGCGGGAAATTTCGGGTCAATCGACCAGAAGATCGAAGCCGGCATTCACAAGACCTGGGCATGCCTTTCAGACCTCGACCGCAAGCGGTTGGCCTTCATCATTGCCCTCGGCCAAGTACAGGTTCCCATTCTGTGGCTGCCCGAGCCACTGCGGGTCGGCTCTCCCCGAAATTGGGCGATGCTTAATGACGCCGGTGTCGCTTTTCGCGCAGGCATGGGAGGGGAGCGGTTCGTGCGCATTCACCGACTCATCGCGGCGTGGGTAGACGCTCATGGCGATGTCGATGTGGGCTCGGAGGTGCGTAACGCGCTGTTGTCATGGACTCGACAATCAGACTTGGCGGACGAGTTGAAGAGTCACCCGCTTCGCATTCAGTCCTTTGTGAACGGCTATCGATACCTTCTGCGAAAGGCACGTACGAGTGGTGGTCCAATCGCGGAGGATGCCGCGCTGGTCGAGACTTACATTGACTGCCTCTCTCACGTGCCCGATGTAGAGGCAGGGCTTCGACGAATCGCGTCAGACCCGGTCGTAGACGTGGCTCGGCTGCCACCGGTCGCCCTCGGCCAATTAGTGGACACGGTGGGGCCGGTGACCGCGAGCAAGTCAGATTATTTGAGACTCACCCGGCTGACAGCTCTGACTGAGCTTGCGCTGTTCGTCGAGACACATGGAGTGCCCACCGATGTTGTCACGGATGAAGACGAACAACAGGTTTCTGCTGCACACCACTATGCAAAACAGCTTCTAAGAGATCCAAACTCCACCGATGAACAGCGAGCGAAAGGGACAGACCTCTTGCTCGCGATTGATGCTCTCTCGACGGCGATGATTCAGAAGGGGGGCCGCATTGTTGCGTGGGAGATCCATCGAGCCCAAGCAAGACTCCAGCTGGCAAGAGGCCGGAGCACACTGGATTCAGCTCGTCGTGCGCGACTCCTTCTCGATCTGGAGGATCGATCTTCGGCAGTCCTTCCGATCTACCTATTGGTAGATCTTATCTTGCTGGTACTAAGGCTGGACGACGTTCCAGAGAGCATCGTTTCACCCAACATGCGCGTTCACCTGTTGGACTCAGGTCTGAAACTATGCCAACACCAATCAAACCCTCACGTCCAGGCGCGATTCCTGCGGGAGGCGGCACAGGCCATTCGCCGACATGGAGTGGGCTCATCTCGGGACGTGCTCGACACTTTGCGATCGTTCATTGGGCGCGTCCGGGCAAATGAGGCCGTCCTGCGGGAGACCAGCCCCGATCTAGCTCAGGCCCTCTTTAAATCTGCGGAAAGTTTGACGGATCCGAGTGCGTTTGATGCCATCGCCGAAGCAATGGACTTGTTCGCGAGCGCACGTTCGTATTTCGACACATACATAGTCACGCGAACAGCTGCCGTGGCGCGCGAACTTGGACTTCCGCTACTCGCACAACGCCTACTGACGGAGGTGGTGTCGCAAGACGAGAAAGACAAGTACTGGAGTACATTAGAACTCGCAAAGGCGTATCGATGGGCGGGAGATGCGGCGACAGGCATTAAGACGCTGGAGGCGCTGCTGGCGGCTCCGAACCTAGGCGCGACCAGACCGCATTCTTCTCTCGAGCATGCCCGTCGGAACTGCGCGCTGAGAGATGAGCTAGCAAAAGCTCATCTAGCGCACCGTGCCCAGGAGAATGCACGCAGGCTTCTAGAGGATAATGCGATTAAATATGCTGAGCTTGGAATGAAGCAGATGGTGATGGACTGTCAAAAGTGGCTATCCAGTCTCGACAATCCCCGAGCTAAAGGAGGGGCCCTGGAGGACGAGTGGCGCAAAGGCGAACGCCTCAGGCACCTATCTCCCGAACGACTGCGGGCAACGGAGGAGAGGGCGAATGCGGTTGTCGCAAGGCTACTCAGTC